The proteins below are encoded in one region of Nitrososphaerales archaeon:
- a CDS encoding cobalamin-binding protein: MRICSFLPGATEILYELGLGDSVVGVTHACDFPPEASSKNIVVRSVFDSTRLNSEEIDRMIAHLVRQGRDVYTIDENTLKQLDPDLIVAQGLCEVCSPHVKELKRAMNLLNNKPEVIVLDPHDLDDILESIVVIARKVGRKQKGDEIVKALKERIDHVRSIASNALNRPKVLCIEWLDPLFSAGHWIPQMVELAGGINGISKRAQSSRRMEWREVEEFDPDIIVLMPCGFGIGRTMSELWRIEKVEKWKELKAVKNKEVYATDASPYFSRPGPRTVTGLEILAKVIHPELFDVFQVPADSYRKIY; encoded by the coding sequence ATGCGTATTTGCTCCTTTCTACCTGGTGCCACAGAAATACTGTATGAGCTCGGGTTAGGTGATAGCGTAGTTGGTGTTACACATGCATGCGATTTTCCTCCAGAGGCCAGCAGTAAAAATATCGTAGTAAGAAGTGTTTTTGACTCTACTAGATTGAACAGCGAAGAGATCGATAGAATGATTGCGCACTTGGTTAGGCAGGGAAGGGATGTGTATACCATAGATGAAAATACTCTCAAGCAGTTAGATCCAGATCTAATAGTAGCCCAAGGATTGTGTGAGGTATGCTCCCCCCATGTCAAAGAACTTAAACGAGCAATGAACTTACTGAATAACAAACCTGAAGTAATCGTTTTGGATCCTCATGACCTAGATGATATACTGGAGAGCATAGTTGTGATCGCTAGAAAGGTTGGAAGGAAGCAGAAGGGTGATGAAATAGTTAAAGCTTTGAAGGAACGCATAGACCACGTAAGATCAATCGCAAGTAATGCATTGAATAGGCCAAAGGTGCTTTGTATAGAATGGTTGGATCCGTTATTTTCAGCTGGTCACTGGATACCGCAGATGGTGGAGCTTGCTGGAGGTATAAATGGTATCAGTAAGAGAGCACAGTCCTCCAGAAGAATGGAGTGGAGGGAAGTGGAAGAATTTGATCCAGATATTATAGTTCTTATGCCATGCGGTTTTGGCATTGGGAGAACCATGAGCGAACTATGGAGAATAGAAAAGGTAGAGAAATGGAAAGAATTAAAGGCTGTGAAGAACAAAGAGGTATACGCTACAGATGCAAGCCCCTACTTCAGCAGACCCGGACCTAGAACAGTAACAGGACTAGAAATACTCGCTAAGGTAATCCATCCGGAGTTATTCGATGTTTTTCAAGTGCCAGCAGATTCCTACAGAAAGATCTATTGA
- a CDS encoding oxaloacetate decarboxylase, with product MKSLLNLLGDKNKIVVMPGVYDALSARIAEQTGFDVVFQSGYSVSAGMLGMPDYGFLNAGETVEQARRIVRTISIPLIVDIDTGYGNPLTVWRLIRELESAGAAGVFLEDQVWPKRCGHMSGKQVVSTDEYIPKLKAALGARRSKEFVIVARTDAIEPLGIDEAIRRGREYRKVGADAVFIEAPHTLEELRRIGKSVDAPLVANMMEGGRTPLLSDKELKKLGFRLVVFPLSALFATTYAIREVFQTLRAKGITRSVMNRMVTFEEFNRFVDLHKYKELEQKYKNV from the coding sequence ATGAAATCATTGCTGAACCTACTGGGGGATAAGAACAAGATTGTAGTGATGCCTGGAGTTTATGATGCGTTAAGTGCTAGAATTGCGGAACAAACTGGTTTTGATGTTGTCTTTCAATCTGGTTATAGCGTATCTGCTGGGATGCTTGGGATGCCAGATTATGGGTTTCTAAACGCTGGAGAAACGGTGGAGCAGGCAAGGAGGATAGTTCGTACCATCTCCATTCCTCTCATAGTGGATATTGATACGGGATATGGTAATCCATTAACGGTATGGAGACTGATACGTGAGCTTGAATCTGCTGGCGCTGCAGGTGTTTTCCTTGAGGATCAGGTATGGCCGAAGAGATGTGGACATATGTCAGGAAAGCAGGTTGTTTCTACAGATGAGTATATACCGAAATTGAAGGCTGCGTTGGGAGCAAGGAGGAGCAAGGAATTCGTTATAGTTGCAAGAACTGATGCCATAGAACCGCTTGGAATAGATGAAGCGATCAGAAGGGGAAGAGAATACAGGAAGGTGGGTGCAGATGCCGTGTTTATTGAAGCCCCCCATACATTAGAAGAACTAAGGAGGATCGGGAAATCTGTTGATGCACCTCTGGTTGCGAATATGATGGAAGGAGGCAGAACGCCTTTGCTTTCTGATAAAGAACTGAAAAAGTTGGGCTTCAGACTTGTAGTCTTTCCGCTATCTGCGCTCTTTGCGACTACATACGCAATAAGAGAGGTCTTCCAAACACTGAGAGCTAAGGGTATAACTAGGTCTGTAATGAATAGAATGGTTACCTTTGAGGAGTTCAATAGGTTTGTTGATCTGCACAAGTACAAGGAACTTGAGCAGAAATACAAGAACGTATAG
- the ppdK gene encoding pyruvate, phosphate dikinase: protein MQETTKYVVFFDEGDGRDKRLLGGKGAGLCEMTKLGLPVPPGFVITTEVCNKYYESGRQLPLGLSDQVRASMKRLEQITGKGFGDKNNPLLVSVRSGAPISMPGMMDTVLNLGLNEDTVQGLAKQSNNPRFAWDAYRRFVQMFGKIVLGVNDEAFSKLLEDTKKRKRVKFDSELDAETLKDLTKEFIHLCEKHTGKKFPYDPYEQLELAVDAVFRSWMGERAVEYRKYYKITPDIAHGTAVNVVTMVFGNMGNDSATGVVFTRDPETGEKKLYGEFLINAQGEDVVAGVRTPEPIDKLKIKMPKAYQQLLDTCNNLERHYKEPQDVEFTIEHNKLYMLQTRAGKMNATAMVKTSVDMVNEGIITKEESILRINPDELEQLLHKRVHPKNNAKPIASGIGASPGAAHGKVVFDVKKAEEMGKKGEKVILVREETKPDDVPAFFVSVGILTSRGGKTSHAAVVARGMGKPCVVGCSEISIDYRSNRFVANGQVVKANDTITLDGVTGNVYLGQIPTIDPEMTKEFEQLLRWAAQFKRLGIRANADTPETVALARKFGAQGIGLCRTERMFNAKDRMPLFVKMIMARTEKDRLKALNDLKPLQKTDFKAILKAMEGYPVTIRLLDPPLHEFLPRIEDLLRDIYESGRKSALRKKKEKIFERAKELAEINPMMGHRGVRIGITFPEIYGMQIGAICEATAELARKNVNVQPQIMIPQVGSAEELITIKRIYEKVKKEVEERYQTTLNIKFGTMIEVVRACLTADSVAEVAEFFSFGTNDLTQAVFSFSREDVEGKFLPFYIERGIMMDNPFQTLDVKGVGKAMKIAIELGKSVNRDLEIGICGEHGGDPRSIEFCDTANLDYVSASPHRIPIAIMAAAKSAVKRKSQVQ from the coding sequence ATGCAAGAAACAACCAAATATGTGGTATTCTTTGATGAAGGTGACGGCAGGGACAAGAGACTACTAGGAGGCAAGGGAGCTGGTTTATGCGAAATGACGAAGTTAGGGCTGCCAGTTCCGCCGGGTTTTGTCATCACTACTGAGGTTTGCAATAAGTATTATGAGAGCGGGAGGCAGCTCCCTCTAGGTTTAAGTGATCAGGTGAGAGCCTCTATGAAGAGGCTAGAGCAGATTACAGGTAAGGGTTTTGGAGATAAAAATAACCCGTTGCTTGTCTCTGTGCGATCTGGTGCCCCAATATCTATGCCAGGTATGATGGATACCGTATTAAATCTAGGTCTAAATGAAGATACAGTTCAAGGTTTGGCTAAACAGAGTAACAATCCTAGGTTTGCATGGGATGCTTACAGGAGATTTGTTCAGATGTTCGGCAAGATAGTACTTGGAGTTAACGATGAGGCTTTTTCAAAGCTACTAGAGGATACTAAGAAGCGCAAGAGGGTGAAGTTCGACAGTGAACTTGATGCTGAAACACTGAAGGACCTTACCAAGGAGTTTATACATTTATGTGAGAAACATACGGGTAAAAAATTCCCGTATGATCCATATGAGCAGCTGGAACTTGCTGTTGATGCTGTATTCAGGAGCTGGATGGGGGAACGTGCGGTTGAGTACAGGAAATATTATAAAATAACTCCAGACATAGCACATGGCACAGCTGTTAACGTAGTTACCATGGTTTTTGGCAACATGGGAAATGATAGCGCTACGGGAGTTGTATTTACAAGAGATCCTGAAACCGGTGAGAAGAAGCTCTATGGCGAGTTTCTTATAAATGCTCAAGGAGAAGATGTGGTAGCTGGCGTAAGAACCCCTGAGCCAATCGATAAACTTAAGATCAAGATGCCAAAAGCTTATCAGCAGTTATTAGATACATGCAATAACCTTGAGAGGCACTACAAGGAACCGCAAGATGTTGAATTCACTATAGAACATAACAAGCTATACATGTTGCAGACAAGAGCGGGCAAGATGAATGCAACCGCGATGGTGAAAACATCTGTGGACATGGTTAATGAAGGTATTATTACCAAGGAAGAATCTATATTAAGAATAAACCCAGACGAATTGGAACAGCTCTTACATAAGAGGGTTCATCCGAAGAATAACGCTAAACCTATTGCAAGCGGCATAGGAGCTTCTCCAGGAGCGGCTCATGGTAAGGTGGTATTCGATGTTAAGAAGGCAGAAGAGATGGGCAAGAAGGGCGAAAAGGTAATTCTGGTTAGAGAGGAAACAAAACCAGACGACGTGCCAGCCTTCTTCGTATCTGTTGGCATATTGACTAGCAGGGGTGGGAAAACATCGCATGCGGCTGTGGTTGCTAGAGGCATGGGAAAACCGTGTGTGGTTGGCTGCTCTGAGATATCTATTGATTACCGTTCAAACAGATTCGTAGCTAACGGGCAGGTCGTAAAAGCAAATGATACCATAACTTTAGATGGCGTTACTGGCAATGTGTATCTGGGTCAGATACCTACAATTGATCCGGAGATGACGAAAGAGTTTGAACAGCTGCTGCGGTGGGCTGCACAGTTCAAGAGGCTCGGTATAAGAGCCAACGCAGATACGCCTGAAACAGTCGCGCTTGCGAGAAAGTTTGGTGCTCAGGGAATAGGACTTTGCAGAACTGAAAGGATGTTTAACGCAAAAGATCGAATGCCATTATTTGTGAAGATGATTATGGCAAGAACTGAGAAGGATAGGCTTAAGGCTTTGAATGACTTGAAACCGTTGCAAAAAACTGACTTCAAAGCTATACTCAAGGCAATGGAAGGTTACCCCGTAACTATAAGATTGCTGGATCCGCCGTTACACGAATTCCTTCCTAGGATAGAGGATTTGCTACGGGACATCTATGAATCTGGAAGGAAATCTGCGTTAAGAAAGAAGAAAGAGAAGATATTCGAAAGAGCAAAGGAACTGGCTGAGATCAATCCGATGATGGGTCATAGAGGTGTGAGGATTGGGATAACATTTCCTGAAATATATGGAATGCAGATAGGAGCCATCTGTGAAGCCACAGCTGAGCTTGCTAGGAAGAATGTAAATGTGCAACCGCAGATAATGATTCCTCAGGTCGGAAGCGCAGAGGAACTTATCACTATAAAGCGTATTTATGAGAAAGTAAAGAAAGAGGTGGAAGAAAGGTATCAGACCACACTAAATATCAAATTTGGAACTATGATTGAGGTTGTAAGGGCGTGTTTAACTGCCGATTCAGTAGCAGAAGTGGCAGAGTTCTTTAGTTTTGGAACAAACGATCTTACACAGGCAGTATTCAGTTTCAGTAGGGAGGATGTGGAGGGTAAGTTCCTTCCATTCTACATAGAAAGGGGAATAATGATGGACAATCCATTCCAGACCCTTGATGTGAAAGGTGTTGGGAAGGCCATGAAGATTGCCATCGAACTTGGAAAGAGTGTAAATAGGGATCTCGAGATTGGCATCTGTGGCGAGCACGGGGGAGATCCACGATCGATCGAGTTTTGCGATACCGCGAATTTAGACTATGTTAGCGCCTCCCCCCATAGAATACCCATAGCAATAATGGCAGCTGCAAAAAGTGCGGTAAAGCGTAAGAGCCAAGTTCAATAG
- a CDS encoding LLM class flavin-dependent oxidoreductase translates to MNKKTDFGVVLGSKAPPNIVKEAAKICDDSTVKSFWIPETRGYGAFSMLGYLASNTKRLLLGSGIVNVYSRSPMTMGIEAKSLLELSDGRFILGIGASAPPIVEQWHGIKFERPVKKMIQVTQILREIYGGQIYWAAVNKIMTRTAGRFADGVIFFLKPLSITEKHIECSAVNDSSRTHIISFVPTYISNDKSKAEYMARITIAAYVGGNAFYAKPLVEAGFGESVSKIRNAWASGDRTLAINSVPKELVNSITAVGTVDECIKILGGYASIGIHSVVAAFDVRRYLYNEEFLNNLRKFVDRLG, encoded by the coding sequence GTGAATAAAAAAACAGATTTCGGTGTAGTACTTGGCTCCAAAGCTCCTCCAAATATTGTGAAAGAGGCTGCAAAAATTTGTGACGATTCTACAGTGAAGTCGTTCTGGATTCCAGAAACAAGAGGATACGGCGCATTTTCTATGTTAGGATACCTAGCAAGTAACACAAAAAGGTTATTGCTTGGATCAGGGATTGTCAATGTTTACAGTCGTTCACCAATGACAATGGGCATTGAAGCAAAGAGTCTGCTTGAACTATCAGATGGTAGATTTATTCTTGGCATCGGAGCAAGTGCTCCTCCAATTGTTGAACAATGGCATGGTATCAAGTTTGAGAGGCCCGTTAAGAAGATGATTCAGGTTACACAGATTCTACGAGAGATCTATGGTGGTCAAATCTATTGGGCAGCGGTTAACAAGATAATGACCAGAACTGCGGGAAGATTTGCTGACGGTGTCATATTCTTTCTTAAACCTTTGAGCATTACTGAGAAGCATATTGAATGCTCTGCAGTAAATGATTCCAGTCGAACACATATCATATCCTTTGTGCCTACATATATTTCGAACGATAAATCAAAGGCAGAGTATATGGCAAGAATAACTATTGCAGCATATGTTGGTGGCAATGCCTTCTATGCTAAACCACTCGTAGAGGCAGGTTTTGGCGAAAGTGTAAGTAAAATAAGAAACGCTTGGGCATCAGGCGATCGTACATTAGCCATCAACAGTGTACCGAAGGAACTTGTTAATTCTATTACAGCAGTAGGTACAGTAGATGAATGTATTAAAATTCTTGGAGGGTATGCAAGTATAGGCATTCACTCTGTGGTTGCCGCGTTTGACGTAAGGAGATACCTTTACAATGAGGAATTTTTGAATAATCTGCGTAAGTTCGTTGATAGATTAGGGTGA